From one Mytilus galloprovincialis chromosome 13, xbMytGall1.hap1.1, whole genome shotgun sequence genomic stretch:
- the LOC143057511 gene encoding uncharacterized protein LOC143057511, translated as MNSVAAKSKSWIEETIEEAEDNVKQFTKGKMSMHDVRQSIINDMNTMVDELMSSLQGLTGFANPFLDKYQQFFSLVKSVKEAYAILKEGYETAVSTLASIFGPGAHPNFPNVTRLKGSGCNYDGFYPAGSEGGVDLEIEPDKTVVAPFPGLVMLSDNDNEVVIETAGGFLRNIEMTIRNIEPNSNILHPSDELYIEQPVAAGEPIGKATRSSCDNHIKVIFRKNGGNIDPTGFMQKRKIELQPWLQKCDDYKLVFLDVTIDSGSVIGALGKLLKDTSPSLENEDAETEDMPELSGDSPGTDVEEIKENSESMFGKLKTFASGSGGESDATDMSGGFDWTGGNGVSEGGSGSGGFNIKDAFSVLLKKANSFLKKFSLKKLRMGTIIDFLDKLGMDESKVQMAGVIKTIKRLIDNKPCFNPQQATDDELEEELMERGQKTGGSRDQMIKRLLTNSNRCPLLSALLPSDLYCTFDSMCMGVECCINVKVLVFLRTVKVFARLDPDKMDFHFGVDEYKGTVSFGSGSLTDGIEKDIDTGIEISVAGGIKVILSVKIRLVEKVFIVTAGLGFCNADDLSNCLVNLDFLKDARIPFPSVDANGNLVWPKGIV; from the exons ATGAATTCTGTTGCAGCTAAAAGTAAAAGTTGGATTGAAGAAACTATTGAGGAGGCAGAGgataatgtgaaacaatttacTAAAGGAAAGATGTCTATG cATGATGTAAGACAGAGTATTATAAATGATATGAATACCATGGTGGATGAACTGATGTCCTCTTTACAAGGACTTACTGGTTTTGCTAATCCTTTCTTAGACAAGTACCAACAGTTTTTCTCATTGGTCAAATCTGTGAAGGAAGCATATGCAATTTTGAAAGAAGG TTATGAAACTGCAGTGTCAACACTTGCTTCTATCTTTGGTCCTGGTGCACACCCAAATTTCCCTAATGTCACACGTTTAAAAGGATCTGGATGCAACTATGATGGTTTTTATCCTGCTGGTAGTGAGGGAGGAGTTGACCTAGAAATTGAACCTGATAAAACA GTTGTTGCACCATTTCCAGGATTAGTAATGTTATCTGACAATGATAATGAAGTAGTAATTGAAACGGCCGGAGGTTTTCTGAGAAATATAGAGATGACCATAAGAAATATAGAGCCAAACAGTAATATTCTACATCCTTCAGATGAACTATACATTGAACAGCCG GTTGCAGCAGGAGAACCTATTGGAAAAGCAACTCGATCATCTTGTGATAACCATATAAAGGTGATATTTCGTAAGAATGGAGGGAATATCGATCCAACAGGATTcatgcaaaaaagaaaaattgaactCCAACCTTGGCTTCAAAAGTGTGATGATTACAAATTAGTTTTTCTG gaTGTTACCATCGACTCAGGCTCAGTTATAGGTGCACTGGGAAAGCTTCTTAAAGATACAAGTCCTAGTTTAGAAAATGAAGATGCAGAAACTGAAGACATGCCAGAATTAAGCGGTGATTCTCCAGGCACAGATGTTGAAGAAATCAAGG aaaacaGTGAGAGCATGTTTGGAAAGCTAAAAACATTTGCCAGTGGCAGTGGAGGAGAATCAGATGCAACTGATATGTCCGGTGGATTTGATTGGACTGGTGGAAATGGTGTGTCAGAAGGAGGTTCAGGGTCTGGTGGATTCAATATCAAAG ATGCATTTAGTGTTTTGCTGAAGAAGGCAAACAGTTTTCTCAAGAAGTTCTCCCTGAAGAAATTAAGAATGGGAACAATTATTGATTTTCTTGACAAACTTGGAATGGATGAATCAAAAGTACAGATGGCAGGAGTAATAAAAACAATTAAG AGGTTAATAGACAATAAGCCTTGTTTCAACCCCCAGCAGGCCACTGATGATGAATTAGAGGAGGAATTAATGGAACGAGGTCAAAAGACTGGTGGAAGTAGGGATCAGATGATAAAAAGACTTCTTACAAATAGCAATC gatgTCCTCTACTGTCAGCCTTGCTTCCATCAGATTTGTATTGTACTTTTGATTCTATGTGTATGGGTGTGGAATGCTGTATAAATGTGAAAGTACTGGTTTTCCTTCGCACTGTAAAGGTATTTGCTAGACTTGATCCAGACAAGATGGACTTTCATTTTGGAGTGGATGAATATAAAGGAACTGTTTCTTTTGGCAGTGGATCATTGACTGATG GTATAGAAAAAGATATTGATACAGGGATAGAAATTTCAGTTGCTGGTGGAATTAAAGTTATTCTGAG tgttAAAATCAGATTAGTTGAAAAAGTATTTATTGTAACTGCTGGCTTAGGATTTTGTAACGCAGACGATTTGAGTAACTGCCTTGTTAATCTTGACTTCCTCAAAGATGCCAGAATACCCTTTCCATCTGTAGATGCTAATGGAAATTTGGTTTGGCCTAAAGGTATTGTATAA